CGCTCATCGCTAATCCATACAATCTGGGTCAGTTGCAGAGCGATCCAATCGCAGCGGAATTATCGTTCCGCGAAATAACGGACTATCGTCAATCAAAACTGAAGACTAACTGCCGAAAGCCATACGAAAGGAACTCCACACATGACTGGCGAAGAAAAATTTGCAGTGGATCTTGAGGGCTACCTCGTCATAAAGAATGTGCTCACCGACGAGGAAGTCGCTGAGATGAACGCTATCATCGACAAAGGCGATCGTCAAGGACCGCCGAGTCTCTGGGGTGAACCCTTCAGGAGACTCATTGATCACCCGAAAATCCTGCCGTATCTCATCGAATTGATGGGTCCGCACGTCCGACTCGACCACGATTACGCCATCTTCATGGAGAAGGGGCAAGGACGTGGCGGATTACACGGCGGAGAGGACGGTGGGCGCGCCGGTGGAAGCGTCGGCGACCATTGGTATAAATACCGAGACGGACACATCCGCAACGGATTATCCGTGATGACATACAACCTTGCGGACGCACCAGCGGGCGCGGGCGGGTTCGCCTGTATCCCAGCGAGCCATAAGTGCAACTTGCCGACTGACCTTCCGACAGATGTGCGCCGTTTCGAGCGTCCCGCGCACTATGTCGTCCAACCTCCGCTTGCAGCGGGTGACGTGCTGTTTTTTACTGAGGCACTCATCCATGGGACGATGCCCTGGACAGCGGCGCACCAACGCCGTTCCCTGCTCTATAAATACAGTCCCGGACACTCCGCTTGGTCGGAACACTATTACGACATCAGTAAATACGAAGGGTTGACGGAACAACAGAAACGGATGCTTCTGCCGCCGTCAGTCGGCAGACGGCCCCGCGTTGTTGATACTGACTAAGGAGTTTCTACAAATGACCAGCGAAGAAAAATTTCAGGTAGATCTTCAAGGCTACTTCGTCATAAAGAACGTCTTGACCGAGGATGAAGTCGCTGAGATGAATGAGATTATTGACAGGGAATCCGCCGATAATCTGAGAGGACACGGCGATAGAGTGTCGAGCCTTTGGGGTGAACCTTTTAAGAGCCTGATTGACCACCCGAAGATTCTCCCGTATCTCCTCGAATTATTAGGTCCGCACGTCCGTTTAGACCACGATTATGCCATCTTTATGGATGAAGGGCAAGAAGGCGGTAGATTGCACGGGGGTGAAGACGGTGGTGGTCCCGGGGGTCCTGAGGCAGATCACTGGTACAAATACCGCGATGGTGTCATGCGCAACGGGTTGTCCGTGATGACCTATCATCTGGCGGATGCCCCAGAAGGGGCAGGCGGATTCGCCTGTATCCCCGGCAGCCACAAGAGCAATTTCTTGCGGGACTTGCCATCAGATGTTCGAAATTTCGAGCGCCCGGCACACTACGTTGTGCAACCGCCTGTGGAAGCGGGAGATGTGTTGTTCTTCACCGAAGCCCTTGTTCACGGGACGATGACGTGGCGGGCAAAACATCAACGCCGCTCCCTGCTCTACAAATACAGTCCCGGACACTCCGCTTGGTCGGGAGAATACCACGATCTCAGCAAATACGGCGAACTCACCGAACAACAGGAACGGATGCTCCTGCCGCCATCAGTGGGTAGACGTCCGTATGTTATAGATGAGAATTAATACAGGTATCGCGAGCATAGCTCGCTCCTACAGAAGAGAGGGTCTTGTCGAATAAGGAAACGCAAATGCCAAACGTTCAACTCACTGGAAACCAGAGCGATTTCCTGAAAATTGTTGTCGCCGCGGCAGGACGCGGTGATCTTGAAACCGTCCGACAATTGGTGGATGACACTCCTGCTTGGGTTCACACCGTCGGCTCGCACGGTCGGACGATGTTGTGGGAAGCGGCATACCGGGGTAAACTGGAGATGGTTCAATTTCTCCTTGAACGTGGTGCGGATATAAACGTGCCGGGTTGCTACCATATCCAGCACAGGATTGAGATAACTCCCTATTGCGTGGCACGGTATGAGGGGCGCGATCTCGTAGCCGACTCTCTACTTCAGCACGGCGCGACCCTCGACATCCATACCGCCGCCTATCTGAAAGATTACGATGCCGTCCGTTCACACCTTGATAACGATCCAAACCTCGTCAACAGCGGATACCTTCAGGCAGTCATGCTACCGGCAGGACAACCTCACACATTTGAACACCGCCATGCAACGTGGGCAACCCCGCTCTGTTATGCGATCGTGGGCGGAAACCCCGCGATCGTCGAACTGCTTATCTCGCGAGGCGCGACAATCGAACCGCATAGCGAACGTTTCCTCGATTATGCCACGGCGTATGATCACGTGGAGATTACTAAGTTACTGCTCGAAAACGGGGCGGATTCCAGTAAAGCCCCACGCATCTTGGACGACAACTCCGAAATGAGCATGCTACTCAAGGCTCACGGTGTCCCGCCTAAGGACATAAACGCAAAGAACCACATGGGCTGGCCCCCGCTCGTCTATGTCTGCCGCGGAGACAACGGTGAACATCCGGAGGACGTTCAGCGACTCTTAGCACTCGGTGCCGATATTAATATTCAGAATTATAAAGGGAAAACGGGGTTACATTGTGCAGCGAAGGCGGGGTTTCTCAACGTCATTAATCTGCTCATCAAAAACGGTGCGACTGTTGATGCCGCCGACGACACTGGCGAAACCCCACTGTTTGAGGCGATCCGATCGACGATCAAGAGCGGTGAGAAACAGCGCGCCGCGTTGGAAGCGTTGCTCATCAAAGGTGCAAATCCAAACATCAAAAATCGGAAAGGGCAGACTCCCCTACAAGTCGCGAAGCGGATGCGGAGGGCAGAGGCGGGTAGAATTGTCGAGTTATTGCAATCATATTATGCTGTTTAGTTCGCGCGTAAATATAGTGCTATTCCCTGAAATCTCTTAGCTTTATATGCTGTTACGAGATTTCAGTATAAAGAATCCGCGCAGTTAGCGACACCACTCATCGCGGATTGGGCAGAAATCTTTCAAGAAATGGTAAGCGATCTTACTATCACTTATCACAGTATCAGCCTTTAGGGTTTTACCGATATGATAACCTTCTTTAAAACGAAAAAATGAAAACACCTCATACACGCGAAAAACTCACCCAAGACTTCACCGACCTCGGTATTGCCCAAGGGGATACACTCTTTATCCATTCATCTTTCAAGAGTCTCGGATCCGTTGAGGACGGCGCCAGCACGGTTATCGCTGCGTTAGAAACGGCAGTCGGAGCGGAAGGTCTGATTCTGATGCCGACTTTTAGTCTTTTACCGAGTCGGGAAGAGCGCGTCGCGGCGTGGGATGTCAACAAAACACCCTCTACAGTGGGCTGGCTGACAGAGTTTTTTCGGCAGATGTTCGATACCCATCGTTCCGACCACTATTCGCACGCCATTGCTGCTCGCGGGAGAGACGCAAAAGCATTCGTGTCCGATCACCGGCGACGCGAAGGCTATCAATCCCCGTGGGATCATTATCCGTGGGGCAAGACTTACGGCACGCATTCACCGATGTTCCGTGCCTATAAGGCGAACGCCAAGCTTCTCATGCTCGGTGTCGATTACCAGACCTCGACGTATATCCACCTCGTTGAGGTTATCCATTGGAACAAACGTCTCGCTGACGATCCACAGGCGGAATATATCCGTCTGAAACGTCCAGAACTCGGTGAATACTGGGAGCGTCTCGGTCAGTTGAAAAAAGGGAAGGTGGGAGATTCCGTATGTCGGTTGTTCCATATCGAAACGTATGTGGACTCCCTTTTGGCAGAGGTCGAGCGCAATCCTGAACCGTATGTCGTATGAAGGAAAGATAAATGATTTGACTCTGGAGACAATATCTACTGCCAATAGGGGACTCTCGGGTGCAATGCTTCAGGCACCTTAAGATATCCACCTTTTATCGCACCCCATCTCGTGGGTAACTTGCCTTCTGGCTCGACGGCATACACCCGATCCATTGCCTCCTGGATTTCACCTTGGGTCAGCGCTACGCTCCAGATAGCGACCTCATCAACGCGTCCAATGTAATGCTCGCGATTCCCTTCACTGTTACGTCCAATCGAGACAGGAACATCGTTTGTATCAATCTTGCCTTTGGCATCACCATCCACTTCTACTTCACCATTATAGTAAAGTGCCATCCGGCTCCCATCGTAGGTAGCGGTTACATGCGTCCACTTCTTCGGGGGCAAGTTTGAAGTCGTAGCATCACCAATCCGCTTTTCTGACCCCTTATCAACAGAGATAATAAAACCCGTTTTTCCATTATTACCGCCAAACTCATAGAACCCATAGACCATCCATGGGGCGGTATCGCCTGCCCACGTCTTCACAATAATACGGAACCACTCATTTGTGAATTCGGTTGGATACACCCAACACATCAAAGTGATCTCGTCCGTGATATCCAAAGAATCGGAATCTGGCACTTCAATCCAACCCCCGGCTTCGCCGCTCAATTCGACCGAGTCGCCATGTTTGCCCTTGGCGATCTTTCCTTTGTGAATGGTCGCATCATTCCCATGTTTCGACTTATCTATGGCAGTATCTCCTTTTACTTCGTCGAAGGAAAGGTAGAGTGCCATATCGTCTTCTCGGACAGCCTCACTCATTGTGTTGGCTGCGACAACGCATCCCAATGTCAACAGAAATATAGCTAAAACCTTCATGAAGTCTACCTCCTGTAGGGGCGGGGTTACCCCGCCCGATGAAAATTCAGACGGTTTCTGCATACTACAGCATTTTTCGGGTGACACCGTCATTTTAGCAAAGTTTCTATATTTAGGCAAATTTTATAGTAAAGTTTAGAATTAATAGGACATCCTGTGCCGGTTCGGTTAGGAAACCGAACCTACCGGGGGCGGAAAGTGTCCATTTATTTTTCGGATCCACTATAGTTGAAGTTTCGACCGTCATCCCGAAAAATTGGGAAACGGTGATAAAACAGAAGATGACACCCACACAAACGCCTTTTTTCACAGTTACACCGCCTCTTTTAGAGCGTTTGGTTTCACATCTACCTGCTCCAAATAGAGAAGCGTCGTTAAAATCGCCCAAATCGGCACCAAGAAGGTAGCAATCAAACCCTTGACAATCAGAATCGCCACTGTAGCAGGGACATTCAATAACTCCGGCAATACGACCTCAATATCACCGCCGATGAAGAGGCTCAAGAATTTGAGAGGCGACAACGCATCGCGAACCTGTGCGAGATCCGAAACGAACAGAGAAAATACCAACAGTGTAACACCGAGTAGTACCGAGGTGAGGATCGAGGCGATCCAACACGTCAGAAAATAGATTCCGAAAAAACGTAATCTCGCGCCACTCACTAACGCATGACTTCGACGAAAAATACCCATGATGGAGTTGTTCTCAAGAATGAGGCACGGATTGTAGAGACTCAGCGTTACGAGAAGATAGATATGGGAAACACCGGTAACTGTAAACAAAAAGGATGTTACCCCAAAAGGTAATATACGAACCAACGAAGGCACTAACACTAAAACTAAACCGTAGAGATTCGCAACCACATCTATCAGCAAGATAAAGATCAAAAGGGCGGCAAAAATCGTGAATGCTTTGCGTCCAGTATCCCTCCATATTTCATGGGCAGTCGGCGTGGAAAGATCCTCCGTTGTATTCGAGATTTGCGAAACTGCTGATATCCGGGCAACAGCCAGAGAGAGCGGACAGAACGTTAGCAGCAGAAACATTATTGGAAGACTGTAATTGAGACCGAGGAAATCGAGTTCCCATTTCCATATCCGCCCTTTACCATCGTTTGAATGAAAATTCGGTATCAGGTAGAATTGCCAACTCATACCTGACCATTCTCTTGTATTCGCAACGCCACTCGTAATCGTCGGATGAATTCCGTTGATCGTGTTAACATTCGTCGTAACCGCCTCCACATTTTGGTCGCCCCTATCCTTAATGTCCTTCTCGAGACCTGTGACAACATAGAAAAACATCGCAACATCCAACATAATTGCGATGACCGCAACCGGCATCATTATCCGCCAGAATAACCCGCAGTGATTGCGATACAGTGTGACAATTGTGCGAGCAAGGTTGGTGTGTTGATCGTTAGGCATTCCGATTTCCTTGATGTTATGTGAAAGGTGCGGAAATACGTGCTTAATCCGTTACCTGCATCTCAATATCAAACGCCTCTTTCCGGATCCGTAAGTCAAAGTAGAGTAACGTAGAACCGATGGCACCGATCGGCATCGTGAAAGCCGAAATGCTGAGACTCACCAAACGTCGAACGACATAAGAGAACCATCCGATTTCGCTCAGTGTTGGAACAAATAATTGACGGAATGTGTCTAAAAGCTCCGTCGGTTCCTCGGCTTCAGCCACCCCTATCCAAGAGAGCAGAAAGCCTGAAGATGCCTCAAGTATAAAATATATCATGAAAGAGATTAGAGAGATCGCCAACATGATTCCAAAGACGCGCCACCAATTCCCTTTAACCAATTCCGTGCTGCGGCGTAAGGCATTTCTCGCTGTGGTCCCTTCAAACAACACAGGCAGCGAATAGAGACCCCACCGAACTGAAAAATAGATTGAAAAGGGGATTCCGATAATTGTAACCGCCAAGCCAACCACAACGAATGCCCAGACGATAGCACTACCGAGGTAGGTCCAAAACCGCTGCCATGCTCGCTGCAAAGCAGTCTCCGGGGTAATCTCTCTACTTAAGTAGACATGTGCACTGGCGTACATGAGTCCCGCAGGCACCAAAATCGAAATTACAGCAGTCGCTATGAGCGTGAATCCAGACATCAAGACAATCGCGCTTGGCGCAGCAAGGGTCGTAAAATAGCCAAAAATTAACGCTATTCCAAACGCCAAAACGAAATAAACGGCTACAATCTTTAAAAATAACCGGAAGTGACTCCGATAGAGACTAAACATCCCGTCCAGAATGTCTGTGAAATTCATCGGTTGCAGCGGTATCTGCGCAGTCTCATCCCTATGCACCTGTGCTAAATCGTTGTGTTCTTGCATATTCGCTCACCCTTGAAAAGATTTATCGGAATAGGGTTATTCTATCACACCTTCTGTTTATCATCAAGGTTACGTGGAGGTAATAAAACCGAATGCATTGTTTTAGACAGAAAAGTATGGTATACTCTACCTGCTATAGACTTCAACTACGCAGGAGAAACCGGAATGCCTAGCGAGCGTGTGAAATGGAAAGATAGATGCGTCCATCGGATAGTGTCTGCTTTCGGATGGGGGTGTCGTCGTCTTCCCAAAAGGTGGGCACTGTGTCTCGGAAGTGGTATAGGGATGCTATGCTATTATCTCATCAAAAAACGCCGGCAGATCGCCCGCAACAACCTACAAATTGCCTTCGGCAGCGACCTCACGCACGCCCAACGGACCGCCATTTGCAAGGCGAGTTTCATCAATGTCGGCAAAACCTGTATTGAGTTCCTCCGGTTTCCCACACTCAACGCTGAAAACATCTGGCACGAAGTTAGCGTAGAAGGCGCAGAAAATCTCCACACCGCTTTGGCGAGCGGCAAAGGCGCGATTGTGTTCCTGCCCCATTTCGGGAATTGGGAACTCCTGTCCCTCGTCTACGGCGCGCTGATCCCGAATCGGGCGAAAGCCATTGCGTTCCCGCTGAAAAACGCACCCCTTAACGCTTATATCTGGCACCGTCGCGAACAGATGAGTCTAAAACTGATTCCCCGGAAGCGTGCAATCCGAGAGACCCTCGGAGCCCTAAAAAACAACGAGGCAGTCGGTTTTTTCGCAGATCAGAACGCCGGTCC
This portion of the Candidatus Poribacteria bacterium genome encodes:
- a CDS encoding lysophospholipid acyltransferase family protein — protein: MPSERVKWKDRCVHRIVSAFGWGCRRLPKRWALCLGSGIGMLCYYLIKKRRQIARNNLQIAFGSDLTHAQRTAICKASFINVGKTCIEFLRFPTLNAENIWHEVSVEGAENLHTALASGKGAIVFLPHFGNWELLSLVYGALIPNRAKAIAFPLKNAPLNAYIWHRREQMSLKLIPRKRAIRETLGALKNNEAVGFFADQNAGPDGVFVDFLGKPASAVRGPATLALRTGAPLLFSLSIRQPDDRHHVYISPPIHSTPSDAFERDVETYTTQLLKQLETYIHKYPEQWLWLHNRWKTQPPS
- a CDS encoding phytanoyl-CoA dioxygenase family protein, with amino-acid sequence MTGEEKFAVDLEGYLVIKNVLTDEEVAEMNAIIDKGDRQGPPSLWGEPFRRLIDHPKILPYLIELMGPHVRLDHDYAIFMEKGQGRGGLHGGEDGGRAGGSVGDHWYKYRDGHIRNGLSVMTYNLADAPAGAGGFACIPASHKCNLPTDLPTDVRRFERPAHYVVQPPLAAGDVLFFTEALIHGTMPWTAAHQRRSLLYKYSPGHSAWSEHYYDISKYEGLTEQQKRMLLPPSVGRRPRVVDTD
- a CDS encoding LamG domain-containing protein: MTVSPEKCCSMQKPSEFSSGGVTPPLQEVDFMKVLAIFLLTLGCVVAANTMSEAVREDDMALYLSFDEVKGDTAIDKSKHGNDATIHKGKIAKGKHGDSVELSGEAGGWIEVPDSDSLDITDEITLMCWVYPTEFTNEWFRIIVKTWAGDTAPWMVYGFYEFGGNNGKTGFIISVDKGSEKRIGDATTSNLPPKKWTHVTATYDGSRMALYYNGEVEVDGDAKGKIDTNDVPVSIGRNSEGNREHYIGRVDEVAIWSVALTQGEIQEAMDRVYAVEPEGKLPTRWGAIKGGYLKVPEALHPRVPYWQ
- a CDS encoding AAC(3) family N-acetyltransferase, whose product is MKTPHTREKLTQDFTDLGIAQGDTLFIHSSFKSLGSVEDGASTVIAALETAVGAEGLILMPTFSLLPSREERVAAWDVNKTPSTVGWLTEFFRQMFDTHRSDHYSHAIAARGRDAKAFVSDHRRREGYQSPWDHYPWGKTYGTHSPMFRAYKANAKLLMLGVDYQTSTYIHLVEVIHWNKRLADDPQAEYIRLKRPELGEYWERLGQLKKGKVGDSVCRLFHIETYVDSLLAEVERNPEPYVV
- a CDS encoding phytanoyl-CoA dioxygenase family protein, whose amino-acid sequence is MTSEEKFQVDLQGYFVIKNVLTEDEVAEMNEIIDRESADNLRGHGDRVSSLWGEPFKSLIDHPKILPYLLELLGPHVRLDHDYAIFMDEGQEGGRLHGGEDGGGPGGPEADHWYKYRDGVMRNGLSVMTYHLADAPEGAGGFACIPGSHKSNFLRDLPSDVRNFERPAHYVVQPPVEAGDVLFFTEALVHGTMTWRAKHQRRSLLYKYSPGHSAWSGEYHDLSKYGELTEQQERMLLPPSVGRRPYVIDEN